In Lycium ferocissimum isolate CSIRO_LF1 chromosome 7, AGI_CSIRO_Lferr_CH_V1, whole genome shotgun sequence, the sequence ACTTTAGGTGTTAATTATTTCATCATCCCGAACTCAAGGTgcaaattttaatatttattatatttaaatctaatatatagaatatattttacacatataaatgtattcggtacggttcggtatttttcggtttatttttataaaattaaaaaccaacccaattattcggtacggttataatttttttataaaaaccgTCGGTTTTATTAAAGGAAACCTAAAATTGGTTCGGTAAGGTACGGTTCGGTCGGTTACGTCAGTTTTTTTaaaaccattgacacccctaatcATAGCATTCTCAAACTTATAGATCCTTATCTTTGTAATCGATCTCTTAGTGAACTAGTGAGATAATATGTTGTTATTTTAACAGGTTGATCAAGTAATTTACCTCTATATGCAGCTTAACATTTGTTCATCAAAATCTTAATTGTAGTTTGCAAAAttgtaaatatttaattgtaCACTTAAAACTCTTGCTACCTCCCTTTATCTCTAATAACCCTTCCAGGATTTTTTGTGGTGCATGACTTTTAGCAAGCTGGACTCATTTGCCCCAGTTCAGTCCATGAGAATAACTGATTGGGCTCAGGCCTGGATAAACACAAAAGAAGTGGCCCAGGTCCTATCATTATTGGTTGATTTATGCAAATGGACCTTTTTAGGCCATCATTTAAATTTTGTgctatttttaaaagttgtgcaacTGCATCTCTTGAGAAGTTATCCTTCCGGACAATATTAGACTCGGGTCTAATGTGTATTGATATATTTCTCAACCTTACAGGTAGAACACTAGACTTCAGTCAAATGTTTGCAATACAAAATTTTAGACCGTAGTTATTAATTTTCTCATAAAGATATTAATTTGCTCCAAAAGGATCTTTAGACCGTGGTCTAAAAGGTCAATAAGttgtaagaaaataaaaagaggatCACTTACCAAACAGCTATCCCAAAAAAGGGTTaattggtgatttttttttttttggttcaattgAATAAAACTTATTACAAAGTTTAGTTTGCTTGAAACCATATACCCACTCTTGTTGCCCTAATTAGTTTGATTGAGACCATATATTAtacacgatttttttttttttttaatctattgcATTTGGAGATCaggaaggagaagagagaaggGATCGGAACAGTGAGAATTGTATCTAAAATAATTATGTATGAAATTCTCACCCAGACCATATCTATTTTTTGGCTTCTAAATTGAATGGCAAAGTGCTAGTATAAATTTTTATTCTGAAATCCATTTTATAGAGATCTGAATACCTCACATATAGTATACAAAATAATACGTACTTCTATTATAAAAAACCTTAAGTGATTAACTCATACTTTGAAGCATTATCCTTATTTTTGTTCAACACCCAAGTTACTTGCGGTAAACTGAAAAATGAGACCACCAAAAACTTGCCGTGAGATGGTAAGTATCCCCATATCCTTAATCAGAGGGTCTAGTTATGGAGTCGCGTTTCACATGGAGCGTTTTATCCCCAAAACTAGAACCTCCCCGCATCTATCCGGATTGGCCGGGCTCCAAAATGAGTACTGAACATTGGGTgagaagccaaaaaaaaaaaaaaatattaaaaaaaatgagacaaacaacaagtacttcATAAAAACCATTGTGGTTTCTAATTTTCTATGTATATAAATTTGATTGCTGTTTTACAGTCATAAAAATGATGTATATTGCTACaattatagaagaaaaataaaatttaaaaaggtaATCTAGGGTTTTAGTGCTCCTACTCTATTGTCTTGTCAAAAGATAAATTTGTATACATGGAGAATTGCTCCAAACATGTGAATGTGCTCTCAATATCTCTCTTGCTTTCTTCTTCAAATGAACTTCACAATCTGCTTGCATCACCATACAAATTTTTGACACAGCCCCTACTCTCAACATCTCCAATAAAACTTCATTTGTGGCTGAAAATTTGGAGATTAAACCAAGAATTTGAATTGCACTATCATCTATAGTTGAACTAATCCTCAATGTCCTCTTTGTGACCAATGCAATCCCAGCTGCATGTTCCAAGAATTTTGCCCTCCCGTCAGCCAAAACACACAAATGAGCCAATAGATAAAACACTAATTCACTAACCCTTTTCTCAGGGTTAGTTAATTCGAGCTCTATGAGCTCGAATATAGCCCCTGATTCTACGATTTTCAACCTATTCCTTCCAAATGGACATGCACCTATTAGCACCTGCAGGCCCGCTTTCGTCGCCTGTTGTGATATGTAGTTTCTGCTATTTTTCCGTAACGTATGCAGTATCCCTTGAAAAAACTCGGGGTCTAATCCTGATAGAAGATTTGAACCCGAGGCTTCTATCACGTCCTTCAAGACCATCATTGCATGAGTCTTAATGATCAGGACGTGATAACTATTTTTCGTTTCGTCCTGCTTCAAAATCCATAAAATAGCTTGGACTAATTCATGATTATCCTTCACATGATGCTTGTCTCCATTTGATGGATtccaaatcaaatgaaaaatcCTCAAAGCTTCTTCAAGGCCAGGAATtaataatttcccaattttgtaacttctcaaaataaaaccaacaatagcCTTAAGTGCACCAACTTCCTCCATGCACTTCCCATTCTTCTCATTTTCACTAACCAAATCATCCATTTTCCTCAAAGCATCAACACAAAGTTGTTGatcattattactattattattcaCCTGCCGGATTAATCGAAGAATATTCGATTTATTCATAGGATACTTTGGTGTTGGAATCCGGTCAACACCGTTGACTATGCACCATGCTTGTATTAATCGCCTGAGCATATGATTTGGAGTCAACAACTCCATATCTTTAGGCAATGGTTGCTTTGTCACCGGACACGTGGCGGTTACCACCTCTTCCTCAGCCGTTAACAACCACATCTCGATACTTTCCCGGTCATATGTTATTCCGGTAACCGTAGTAACCGGATCTTTCATGATTTGTAGTGATATGGGACATAAAAAATATTGTGGTATGTCTACTTCTTCcatatttgttttttctttggCTACAAACTAAAATGAAGAacctaagtatatatatagtgtgtgtgagagagaaaTAAAGATatgttctttgtttctttcttttttgttatttttgttggtGGTAAGCAAAAGCGGctaatatatataatgcatggaaGTTTGAATGAGAAAGCAAAAGGAGTAAGGAGAAGAAGAATGAAGACTATGACAATTCTAGTgcactttaattatttatttgtactttttaaattattagtattattgtgagtattttatttttttcatttggttTTACTGGTCAAAGGTTGAATGGGCCTAAGGAGGTGGTGGCTGATTAAAACCCACGACAAAATTAAGCAATTTAAAAAGAGATATGAAAATCTCACATTTTTGTGTTGACTTTCTAATGGGGCTAAGGGGCCAAGAcatgaagaaaaacaaaaagcaaaAGGTAATCAATGGAGTGTTTGAtttgttttggatttttttttttttttttttttttttttggaatgacAATTTGAATTTGCTTAACCTATAATTCACGAAACATTGCATGCTtgtttgaattataattttaatttttctataaGATTATTGCTTCAATTTCTAGTTCATTTTGGTTGTTCATACTGTGCCCGGTACTCATTTTGGACTCTGATTAATTTCGATTCGtgttaaaaaaaatcactttggaaGATCAAGCGTTTCTTACCAAAGACTATTCCATTTTCAAGGATCGACAAGGGCAAATATACCTTGACACGAGATAATTGGGTGGTGTCGTCGCACATCGTTTCGTCAATAAATTTTTACTCgatacgtgtgtatatatatacaagggcAAATATACTTTGACACGAGATAATTGGGTGGTGtcgtcgcatatatatatatatatatatatatataagcaaaatttaaaaaaatgggtataaatataaaaagtaacGCCGTCGTTTTTTTATTATAGtaatttattcattcattcacttttttaattgtatataaTATCGCTTACAAAATTTTTTGCCTACGCCACTGGAACTCGAATTCAAAGTTTCTAATTAAAGATCAAGATATTGTCCCGTCACAACCTTTGGTAATCGCTTTAGTTTCCATCTTCATGCACTTTGGTCCCTATCTGCTTTCCATGTATAAATCGTTTCATGTTCATGGGAATAATGTAAAGTTAATTTGAAGTTTGGCATATGAATCAACAAAGTAATTAATTTCGGCTTGACCGGCTGTTGTTGTTTTCGAGTCTATGTTTTtcttcttaccttttcttcatcaAGATAGATCATGTTTTTCACCATTTTGTGACGTTACTTGTAGATTAATCCAACTGAGAATTTATGCATATAAATTGAGGATTGGGCTCCTCTTCatttcccttctctccatttttcccaagttttattttggattagagacacatgacatgaattagaattaatggctaagatttaattgactaaaacaaggccctaaccatgattacataattaataacttatccattaatattttagaatatttttctctctctacctaATTTACTTTTCCTATCCCAGTAAAATATCTTTTCTGATTTAcccaattattttttgccacttaattttttttttacctaatAGACCaattattcaattggtgatattttccattttttcaattatgatgcttactaattcacataatatagaccccattattcaattggtaattgtatatttctgaaagaGTTGTCTATATTCTGGAAAATATCACCATTAAAGAGTTGtcatgattgaaaaaaaaaagatggaatattaaaataggaagagagagaatatattttaatatattaatggataagttattaattatgtaatcatggttagggccttattttagtcaattaaatcttaacCATTAATTCTAATCCATGTCATGTGTTTCTAATCCAAGATAGAACTtgggaaaaatggagagaatggaaatggagaggagtcCAATCCATAAATTGACATCATTAACATATACTCTTGATGTCCCAATTTATGCAGCATCCTTTCCGTTTTTGTCTATTTCAAAAAGAATGTTACCTCtttataattagaaacaacccaactttaaaattttcctattacccttaatgaaatgatttacagtcacacaaatgtctaaggtttgttttagataacaaatttcaaaaatcttcctttctttcttaaactttgcgttaagtcaaatggtgccacataaattgggacaaagagaGTACTAGTTAAACGTGATTTTTaaaaggttaattttttttctctcgaaAACGTCAATATTATTACTCTATTTATATAAAGTAAAAGGTAAAAGGTAATCAATGGAGTGTTTGATttgtttttggatttttttttttttttttttgaaattggaatGACAATTTGAATTTGCTTAACCTATAGTTCACGAAACATTGCATGCTTGTttgaattataattataatttttctatAAGATTATTGCTTCAATTTCTAGTTCATTTTGGTTGTTCATACGGTGTCCGGTACTCATTTTGGACTCTGATTAATTTCGATTCGTGTTGAAAAAATTCACTTTGGAAGATAAAGCGCTTCTTACCAAAGACTATTCCATTTTCAAGGATCGACAAGGGCAAATATACCTTGACACGAGATAATTGAGTGGTGTCGTCGGACATCGTTTCGTCAATAAATTTTTACTcgatacgtgtatatatatatatatatatatatatatatatatatatatatatatatatatatatatatatatatatatatatatatatatatatatattgccgttatatatatatataagcaaaatttaaaaaatgggtataaatataaaaagtaacGCCGTCGTTTGTTATTATAGtaatttattcattcattcactTTTTCAATTGTATATAATATCGCTTACGAAATTTTTTGCCTACGCCACTGGAACTCGAATTCAAAGTTTCTAATTAAAGATCAAGATATTGTCCCGTCACAACCTTTGGTAACCGTTTTATTTTCCATCTTCATGCACTTTGGTCCCTATCTGCTGTCCATGTATAAATCGTTTCATGTTCACGGGAATAATGTAAAGTTAATTTGAAGTTTGGCATATGAATCAATAAAGTAATTAATTTCGGCTTGACCCGCTGTAGTTGTTTTCGAGTCTATGTTTTtcttcttaccttttcttcatcaAGATAGAACATGTTTTTCACCATTTTGTGATGTTACTTGTAGATTAATCCAACTGAGAATTTATGCATATAAATTGACATCATTAACATATACTGTctatgtcccaatttatgtagcaTCCTTTCCGTTTTTGtctatctcaaaaagaatgtcatctctctataattagaaacaactcaactttaaaattttcctaTTACcgttaatgaaatgatttacagtcatacaaatatctaaggtttgttttagataacaaatttcaaatatcttcctttttttcttaaactttgcgttaagtcaaatggtgccacataaattaggacaaagAGAGTACTAGTTAAACgtgatttttaaaagattaatttttttctctctcgaAAACATCAATATTATTATTCTATTTATATAAAGGATTTCAAATGTGCGATATAAGAAATAATAGTATTTATAATCCAACTTGGAATAACAATATTTCAAACGACTTCACATAGCTAGAGGAAATTGACAACTAAGCTAAACTGCAAACAactaaattcaaaattctaggAGTAAATTGTGTATTATAATTTACAATCACTAAAGAACTCATCAACTTCTAAATGTCTTCATATATGGTATCTATCTTCCATGAGCCTTGCACAtgcatattttctttttgggatCATTTTTACCATATTTCAGAtagttattctttttttttttttttttcaatttttgaaaaaaaaaacattttatgaTAGTGTGAACACATTATCttagtatgttttgattccCAAAATAATTTGATCACCAAATCGCTTCAAGAAGAAGATCCTGGTCaattggttctttgttaactcgaaGAACAAGAattgatgtgattcttcgagttaacaaagaaccaatcgacTAGGATTTTCTTCTTGAAGCGATTTGGTGGGCAAATTTCAAGAAACGGACGTATCTCAGGTTATATGTCTCGGAATTAGGTGATTGTAAAACGAGGTGAAAGATAACGATCTTAACTATGAAAATAACTGACGTGGTTATGATGTGTCATCCATGTCAAAGCAAGTGAGGAACACGCAGTGACAGAGGGCGTTTACAATACAGTCATTGCATCAAATGCAGGTTTAAAATACAGTCATTGCATCAAATGCATAAATTTGCGATTAAACAGTTTCTATAACATGTTTTTCATCCTGATGTACCTCAACCTTGTGCGCTATATCCCTTCttacgtgtgtgtatatattctaAGTCATAATTGTCATGACTGTAACTATTATTGACCAAATGAACTAGTGTGTATATCTTTTTAGGCTCCTGTGCAATTGGCTTTATTTAGCCGGGAATTGCGAGGGGCAAGGCCTCTACCAAAAAGCATATAACAACAAGATCAAAAGGTAAGTGCTTATCgacatataaac encodes:
- the LOC132065514 gene encoding E3 ubiquitin-protein ligase PUB24-like, whose protein sequence is MEEVDIPQYFLCPISLQIMKDPVTTVTGITYDRESIEMWLLTAEEEVVTATCPVTKQPLPKDMELLTPNHMLRRLIQAWCIVNGVDRIPTPKYPMNKSNILRLIRQVNNNSNNDQQLCVDALRKMDDLVSENEKNGKCMEEVGALKAIVGFILRSYKIGKLLIPGLEEALRIFHLIWNPSNGDKHHVKDNHELVQAILWILKQDETKNSYHVLIIKTHAMMVLKDVIEASGSNLLSGLDPEFFQGILHTLRKNSRNYISQQATKAGLQVLIGACPFGRNRLKIVESGAIFELIELELTNPEKRVSELVFYLLAHLCVLADGRAKFLEHAAGIALVTKRTLRISSTIDDSAIQILGLISKFSATNEVLLEMLRVGAVSKICMVMQADCEVHLKKKAREILRAHSHVWSNSPCIQIYLLTRQ